A single window of Brachyhypopomus gauderio isolate BG-103 chromosome 21, BGAUD_0.2, whole genome shotgun sequence DNA harbors:
- the LOC143485027 gene encoding homeodomain-interacting protein kinase 2-like, protein MAGRGQPKRRRLSSKGLTSQLQVLSGEISRDVSGQAGESSYYLQCPDHTGAPSPADSTFNPNYGSAAVVSPSSGASHRQTGFCAANISSSIPGPSWSSSSSSWSSSSSWWSSSSSSSSPSRQGVDGALASQSGNAYRKRGGLKRKNREADSSDSVLTLEELSAPGLSNRVAWDEASTTIDYHLEQHEVLCSASNSYEVLEFLGRGAFGQVAKCWKLGTNETVAIKILKDHPYFARQGQIEMSILSRLSTENADEFNIVRWYECFQHRNHICLVFEMLGQSLYDFLKHSEFSPLPLKYIRPVLQQLATALLKLKSLGLIHTDLKPDNIMLVDPVRQPYAIKVIDFGSATHVSKAVRSSYLQTRYYRSPEIILGLPFCEAIDMWSLGCVIAELFLGRPLYPGASEYDQIRYISQTQGLPAENLLSAGTKTGCYFHRGPDSSHPLWRLKTPLEHEVELGVKSRETRKYIFNCLDDMMQVNMPSLDGRDILVEKADRREFMDLLKKMLTLDAEHRITPMETLSHPFVTMAHLPHSAHVKSCLQNMEICKRTCTGFNSSRGLVGSGGGAGGGASTDANLPVTFNIQIGQHSQPIVISDTPSPAVSIITISSGTEDEDDANLPTSCSVNQRVDDIICVTVRDSDSSTCSLLSPRHLLTFMENVTK, encoded by the exons ATGGCCGGTCGAGGTCAGCCTAAGAGGAGAAGGTTATCATCTAAAGGTTTGACCTCCCAGCTCCAAGTTTTATCCGGTGAGATCTCCCGGGATGTGAGCGGTCAGGCGGGTGAGAGCAGCTACTACCTGCAGTGCCCTGACCATACGGGGGCGCCCTCACCCGCGGATTCAACATTCAACCCGAACTATGGCTCAGCTGCCgtggtctctccctcctctggaGCATCGCACAGGCAGACTGGGTTCTGTGCTGCCAACATCAGCAGCAGCATCCCGGGACCTTCGTGGTCTTCGTCCTCCTCTTCGtggtcttcatcctcctcttggtggtcttcgtcctcctcttcatcttcgCCTAGCCGGCAGGGTGTAGACGGAGCGTTGGCCTCGCAGAGTGGCAACGCTTACCGGAAGCGTGGTGGACTcaagaggaagaacagagaggcagacagcaGCGACAGTGTGCTGACCCTGGAGGAGCTCTCCGCCCCTGGGCTGTCCAACCGCGTGGCCTGGGACGAGGCCTCCACCACCATCGACTACCATCTAGAGCAGCACGAGGTCCTCTGCTCTGCCTCCAACAGTTACGAGGTGTTGGAGTTCCTGGGCCGTGGGGCTTTTGGCCAGGTGGCCAAGTGCTGGAAGCTCGGCACCAATGAAACAGTTGCCATCAAGATCTTAAAAGATCACCCTTACTTTGCCCGCCAGGGCCAGATCGAG ATGAGCATTCTGAGCCGTCTGAGCACGGAGAACGCAGACGAGTTCAACATTGTGCGCTGGTACGAGTGCTTCCAGCACAGGAACCACATTTGCCTGGTCTTCGAGATGCTGGGGCAGAGCCTGTACGACTTCCTGAAGCACAGCGAGTTCAGCCCGCTGCCGCTGAAGTACATCCGGCCTGTGCTGCAGCAGCTGGCCACCGCGCTCTTGAAACTGAAGAGTCTGGGCCTGATCCACACCGACCTCAAGCCCGACAACATCATGCTGGTGGACCCCGTCAGGCAGCCGTACGCCATCAAGGTCATCGACTTCGGCTCTGCCACCCACGTCTCCAAGGCCGTGCGCTCCTCCTACCTGCAGACCAGATACTACCG ATCGCCCGAGATCATCCTGGGTCTCCCGTTCTGCGAGGCCATTGATATGTGGTCCCTGGGCTGTGTCATTGCAGAGCTCTTCCTGGGCAGGCCCCTGTATCCTGGAGCATCTGAATACGATCAG ATCCGTTACATCTCCCAGACACAGGGCCTTCCAGCAGAGAACCTCCTGAGTGCGGGAACCAAGACTGGATGCTACTTCCACAGGGGTCCCGACTCCAGCCACCCGCTGTGGAGACTCAAG ACGCCTTTGGAGCACGAGGTGGAGCTTGGCGTCAAGTCCAGAGAGACCAGGAAATATATTTTCAACTGTCTCGACGACATGATGCAG GTCAACATGCCCAGTCTAGATGGCAGAGACATTCTGGTGGAGAAGGCTGACCGGCGTGAGTTCATGGACCTGCTGAAAAAGATGCTGACGCTGGACGCAGAGCACCGAATCACACCGATGGAGACCCTCAGCCACCCGTTTGTGACCATGGCTCACCTCCCTCACagtgcaca TGTAAAGTCCTGCTTGCAGAACATGGAGATCTGTAAGCGGACGTGCACGGGCTTCAACAGCAGCAGAGGCCTGGTCGGCAGTGGAGGCGGggccgggggcggggccagtACTGACGCCAACCTCCCGGTCACCTTCAACATCCAGATTGGCCAACACAGCCAG CCCATCGTCATCTCGGACACGCCCAGCCCTGCTGTCAGCATCATTACCATCTCCAGCGGCACCGAGGACGAGGACGACGCCAACCTGCCCACCAG CTGCAGCGTGAACCAGCGGGTGGACGACATCATCTGTGTGACCGTGCGGGACTCGGACTCGTCCACCTGCAGCCTGCTCAGCCCCAGGCACCTGCTCACCTTTATGGAGAACGTCACCAAGTAG